In a single window of the Salmo trutta chromosome 21, fSalTru1.1, whole genome shotgun sequence genome:
- the LOC115157340 gene encoding protein lifeguard 3, whose translation MSRSDFPLGYDDSHSPLYGPQGGNYPPPPAYGFPANGGPPSGQPSSFYPPGPHGPPYPGQPAGYPAGPYPGQPYPGGPGYNNQPMMPPMPPIIPPTMPSSALSGDGEGFAAGSFDSLKVRHSFIRKVYMILASQLLVTVAIVAVFTFVESVKKFVIANPAVYWASFAVYFVTHIVLVCCKGPRRKFPWNIILLAIFTLAMSYMTGTISSYYDTKAVFLALGITVIVCIITTVFCFQTKVDLTSCTGLFCVLGIVVMVAGIITAIVLSFKYIPWLHMVYAAIGAIVYTLFLAYHTQLLLGKGKNSISPEEYVFAALSIYIDIVQIFMCLLQLIGAANR comes from the exons aTGTCTCGGTCTGACTTCCCCCTGGGTTACGATGACTCTCATTCCCCCCTCTATGGCCCCCAAGGTGGTAACTACCCCCCTCCCCCTGCTTATGGCTTCCCTGCCAATGGAGGTCCCCCATCAGGCCAGCCCTCGTCCTTCTACCCCCCTGGTCCCCATGGACCTCCATACCCCGGCCAGCCTGCCGGGTACCCTGCTGGGCCCTACCCAGGCCAGCCTTACCCCGGGGGTCCAGGGTACAACAACCAGCCTATGATGCCACCCATGCCCCCTATAATCCCTCCTACGATGCCTAGCAGTGCACTGAGCG GCGATGGAGAGGGGTTTGCGGCAGGCAGCTTTGACAGTCTGAAAGTGCGACACTCCTTCATACGTAAG GTGTATATGATCCTGGCATCTCAGCTACTCGTCACTGTCGCAATCGTGGCCGTCTTCacatttgt TGAATCTGTCAAGAAGTTTGTGATCGCAAACCCAGCTGTCTACTGGGCATCATT CGCTGTGTATTTCGTCACTCACATTGTGCTGGTCTGCTGTAAAGGACCCAG GAGGAAATTCCCATGGAATATCATCCTGCTGGCCATCTTT ACACTGGCCATGTCCTACATGACAGGCACCATATCcag tTACTATGATACTAAGGCAGTGTTTCTGGCTCTGGGCATCACCGTCATTGTGTGTATCATCACCACTGTCTTCTGCTTCCAGACCAAG GTGGACCTCACCTCATGCACAGGCCTATTCTGTGTCCTGGGGATCGTTGTCATGGTGGCAGGCATCATCACAGCTATTGTACTCTCCTTTAAATAT ATTCCTTGGCTTCACATGGTGTATGCGGCCATTGGAGCAATAGTCTACACACTG TTTCTGGCGTACCACACACAGCTGTTGCTCGGCAAGGGGAAGAACTCTATCAGTCCAGAGGAGTATGTGTTCGCAGCGCTCTCCATCTACATCGACATTGTCCAGATCTTCATGTGCCTGCTGCAGCTTATTGGTGCAGCCAACAGATGA